TCGGTGCGGTCGGTTGGCGTCTCTCGGATCAGCAACCGGGCTGCGGTCTGTTCGTCGGACAGGTCCACGCGGGGGTTGATCACTGCGCAGGCGACGGTCCAGGGCAGGTCGCTTGTGCCGAGGCTGATGAGGTACTCCCACCACACCTGCTTGAACCGGGGGTCGAAGATCTGCTGGAAGGTCACCCGCTCCAGAGTGCGGAGCCGGCCGTGCTCTGTGTCGAGCGCGGCGAAGGCGTTGGCCCACTGCCGAAAGCATCGCGTCGTCCACGTCAGGCCCTCCACCGGTTCGGCCGGGGTCTTGGCCATCTCGCGCGCCAGGTCGAGGGCGTCCAGGGCGTCCTGCCGCTTCACGTCGCCGAAGTGCTCGTCGGTGGCCAGCTCGTGCGTCAGCCAGTCGGCGAATTCGGGCAGGTTCTCTCGCCGGCTGACCCGCATGACCGCATCCAGCGATCGGTGCGCGTAGTACACGTCGGCGAGCGTGCCGAGCAGCCGGTCGGCTTGGGCGGCGTCGACGACGTTCTTGCGGAGGGCGTGGCTGAGGACCTGGCGCACCCTGACCAACGGCCACGTGCAGGCCCGCGGGTCACCGCCCGCCAACTGCGCGACGGCCACCTCGTCGTCGCCGTCGAGCAGGCCGGTGTTGTAGTCGTGCCAGACCGAACCGATGCCGATCATGCCGCAATCGGACAGTTCGGCTGCCCGTAGAGCGCCGATGCTCGCCGCGCCGATGACGCGGATGCCCCGGCCGAGTGTCCAGATGATCTCCTTGTGCCGGACGGCCGGCGAATGGTGGTAGACGCCGTCGATGATGACGACGGTGTCGCCGACCGTGATCTGTGGATCGAATAGGTCTCCGTGCCGGATCGGCGGCCGTAGCCGTAAGTCCGGGGCCTTCAGGGCTGGTTCGTCCGGGCTCAGCGTAGGCCCGGTGAAGACGTGGATCACGTGATCTCCAGGATGGGGGACGCGCAGATGAGCGGGCGTCCGGCCACCACGGTGGCCGGACGCCCTTCGAGCCCGGATCAGAAGGTGTAGCACTCGTCCTGCTCGACGTCCTCGGACCGCACAACGGCCGAGGTATCCACCAGCTCTTCGACGTCGGTGCCGTCGGCGACGACCGCCGTCGACTGTGCTGCTTCCTGTGCCTTGGACATGGGCATCCTCACTTCGCTGATAGTTGGGTCCGCCCGGAGGACACTTCGTCTTCCGGGTCCTGCACCCGGCGTCGGCCTTCTGGCGCGTCGGCGCCGGGGTCCTGCCCGCTTCCCGATGCCCGGCCCGTCATCGGCGAGCGGCCCGGAAGCGGTGTTCATGGCCGTCCCCTGTGGACATCCGGTGAGCCCGGGGAACGGGATGAGTCAGTTCGTACGGAGGGCCGCTGCCGACTCCTCCGGCGCAGCCTCGCCCAGGCACGAACGGGGGAAGAGAGTCCCGGTGGCTGCCGCTCATCAACACGCCCAGCCAGCCATGGCTCCTGGTCTGCTCACGCCGGGCGGATGTCTCGGGCACGTCAGGTCACCAGGCGGGCCACTACCGTGACGGCGAGGCCGACCACCAGCGCGTAGGCGGTGGTGACGGCCCAGGTGAGGCGCGGGTGCCGACGGCGCATGATCCGCCAGGCCTCCCGGCCGGTCCGGCCGTCGGCGTGCGCCAGGATTCCGAGGCCGGTGAGAACGATCGACACGTACTGAGCACGCGAAGGCGAAGGCGATTCCATCGGGCTCCTCATCAAGATGACGGGGTCAGTAGGCGGTTCGTGATGGCGCAAGGTGACCAGGGGGCCCGAGCGTTGGAACGTACGGCGCGCGAAATGGGCCTGGGCCTTGCGCTCTATCGCGGTCAGGCATGGCTCGCACAAGCGGAACGGGCCGTGCTCTCCGTCCCACTGGACCGGGCCCACCCATGTCACGGGCACGCCTGGGGTATCGCAGCGCCAGCACTCGTCAACGGTCCATTCGATCAGCACTGGGGCTCCCTGGATCCGCGAGACGGACAGCGGCCGCAGCGGCCTGGACTGCCGCGAGGTACGGCCGCAGAAGGTCATCACCGGAGGGCAATCCGTCCCCCGGCGGGACGCTCGCCTCGCGTTGGGCAGGCGGTATGAGCCAGCTGCGGGCGGCCATCATCTTCGGTACATGGACGGTTGGAGGCGGCAGGAGAAGCAGGGCGCCGCGCCGGAGGAGCAGGGAGTTTGGCGCACACCAGCCGGGTGCGGAGTCCAGGCGGATGATGACCTCGGCGCCGGACGGTCCGAGGATGACTGGGCCGGGGTGGATTCCCGCCGCACGCACACGGTCGAGGACGTCCCGGGCCAGGGCACCAGGCACGAGAATGGTGTCGAAGGACAGGCCCACGGGGACTTCGGCCAACTGCCGGCGGCCCCATGCCGTCAGGACTTGGTCCCGGCGCCCGGTGGGCTCCAGCCAGTTGTAGGGCACCGGCCCCACGGCGGCGGCCGTCAGCTCCTGAGCAGGTGCAGAGCGCGGCCTCGGGAGGGACGGCGCGGCCATCACCGTATGGGTGCTCACCGGATGCCCCCTTCCGTCTGGTGGCCGTGCATGATGAGGATCACGAGGGCACCCATCACGGCCAGCAGGACCAGGAGATAGAGAGCCTGGGCACGGTGGGTGTGCCACATACGCACCTCATCCGGCTGCCACTGCCGATGGTGCTGCTCAGAAGGCTCCGGCACCTCCAGGTCGGCCCAGACGCGTTTGCCCCACCCCAGAGGGTCAATCCCCCACTCGTGGGCGACTGCGGCAACCAGGGCCAGACCCCGGCCTTCTTCAGCCTCGTCGTCCATGGGGCGCAGCACCGGTTCGGCCGTGCTCTTGTCGATCACGGCCAGTCGTACGCGGCCGTCGTGGCAGCGCTGCACCTTGACCCGGAACACCGGGTACCGAGTGTGCTGAACGGCGTTGGCGCTCAGTTCGGAGATGATCAGCTCGGCCGCGTCCGTGAGATGCGTCAGCTCCCAGGCCACCAGGGCCTCCCTCACGAGCTGGCGGGCCTTCGGCACGGAGCCGGGCTCACGCGGCAGCACGTCGGTGACCACCGGCGTGCCGTCGTCCGCCTCCAGCACCCGAACTGCACGACGATGACGGTTCCTGAGCATGGTGTCACTCACCGAGCGCCCTTTCGCCGTGCGCGCGCTTGAAGCAGCCCGAGGGGTCTGCGGGTGCATGAGGGACGAATCCAGGTCGTCGGCGTGCGCTGTGCGCATGGCACGACCTCCTCTGGGGGGACTGGTGAGCGAGCGTCAGAGACGGGCCTCCCGGTGCGTGAGCACCGGTTCGGCATCGGCAACGGCGGAAGGCCACGGCGTGCACTGCCTGCTCCTCGCCTCAGTGGCTCTGAAGCGTGTGGACGAGCGCGATACCGAAGGCGAGGACCACGAGGCTGACCAGCGCGATCGTGATGACCGCTTCGGTGATCCGGGTCCGCAGCGGCGGCTTCGGTGAGGTCATGAGCGGCGCCCTCCGTGGTCGCTGGTGACGTTGCCGGCGTTCTGGCGCCACTGAGTTCTCCCTGTGGTCGGCTGGAGGAAAGCGATGAAGGCGTAGTGGCGGTGCAGCCAATGCAGGTACGCCTCGTAGGCCTCGTCAGTGCTGGGCATGGAATCGCGTCCCAGCGCGAGGACGCCGTCGACGAAGCCCGACCCGGCACGGCGGACCGCAAGGTTGAACTGAGGACGGGTGGAGGCTGAGCCACCCGTCGGTTCGTCGGTGAAGCGCTCTCGATCGACGCTCCACCCACGCTCGCGCGCATGCTCCGCCAGGAGGGCATGCGTGCCGTCGGTGTCCACTCCCAGGTCCGCGAAGACGTAGGTGGTCACCTTGATGGGACGGCCGGGTTTGATGGCGGCGAGGGCATTCTCGAAGACGCTGCGTCGTAAGGCGGTCAGCCTGCCACCAGGGGTCGGACGGAACCGGGGCTCCACAGGCCTCCACCTCAGCCACGACTCGTCGAGTTCGTCGGCCGGAACGGGCTGAAGCCTCATGAGGCCCTCCTGCACAACTCGGCGAAGCGCCGGCTCTCCTCGTCCTGTAGCCGCGCCATGAGGACCGGGCGGTGCACAGGGCGCACGGAGTACACGAGAGCAACGCCGACGGGGCCGAGAAGGTTGGTCATGCGGGCACCTCCCCCGGCACCATGCGGGCTCGGACCGTCTTGGTGCGCCCGTCCTCGGCCAGGCTCCAGGTCACCTCCGCCCCGAGCAGGCGCG
This sequence is a window from Streptomyces roseochromogenus subsp. oscitans DS 12.976. Protein-coding genes within it:
- a CDS encoding ATP-binding protein, whose product is MRTAHADDLDSSLMHPQTPRAASSARTAKGRSVSDTMLRNRHRRAVRVLEADDGTPVVTDVLPREPGSVPKARQLVREALVAWELTHLTDAAELIISELSANAVQHTRYPVFRVKVQRCHDGRVRLAVIDKSTAEPVLRPMDDEAEEGRGLALVAAVAHEWGIDPLGWGKRVWADLEVPEPSEQHHRQWQPDEVRMWHTHRAQALYLLVLLAVMGALVILIMHGHQTEGGIR
- a CDS encoding recombinase family protein produces the protein MRLQPVPADELDESWLRWRPVEPRFRPTPGGRLTALRRSVFENALAAIKPGRPIKVTTYVFADLGVDTDGTHALLAEHARERGWSVDRERFTDEPTGGSASTRPQFNLAVRRAGSGFVDGVLALGRDSMPSTDEAYEAYLHWLHRHYAFIAFLQPTTGRTQWRQNAGNVTSDHGGRRS
- a CDS encoding TfuA-like protein codes for the protein MIHVFTGPTLSPDEPALKAPDLRLRPPIRHGDLFDPQITVGDTVVIIDGVYHHSPAVRHKEIIWTLGRGIRVIGAASIGALRAAELSDCGMIGIGSVWHDYNTGLLDGDDEVAVAQLAGGDPRACTWPLVRVRQVLSHALRKNVVDAAQADRLLGTLADVYYAHRSLDAVMRVSRRENLPEFADWLTHELATDEHFGDVKRQDALDALDLAREMAKTPAEPVEGLTWTTRCFRQWANAFAALDTEHGRLRTLERVTFQQIFDPRFKQVWWEYLISLGTSDLPWTVACAVINPRVDLSDEQTAARLLIRETPTDRTDVARYSAVNDQAREANRGFFPEAIKESVVRDMLAAVWGTGPDGLEEEAWVRGLHGVREAVDAARPFVLGFLKDQEAARR